Proteins found in one Campylobacter concisus genomic segment:
- a CDS encoding ABC transporter ATP-binding protein, whose protein sequence is MLELKNVEYEILRDKVVRNFSLNVKGGEVVTLFGPSGCGKTTILRLISGLNEPRKGKIFNNFKKTTYFFQENRLLTWKNALENVLLVMDKPDINAVLELFKKVGLSQKDTLKYPSELSGGMRQRVAFVRAVVTKPDLLLMDEPFSGLDYDMKEILIEIISQRVSEGMSVVLVTHDRMEAVKMSNRIYFLSSKGAVIQRELEIDKDFKDRDFTFISKMIDENFKGQIYYD, encoded by the coding sequence ATGCTTGAGCTTAAAAATGTAGAGTATGAAATTTTAAGAGATAAGGTCGTAAGGAATTTTAGTCTAAATGTAAAAGGTGGCGAGGTGGTGACGCTTTTTGGACCATCAGGATGTGGCAAGACAACGATACTTCGGCTTATTAGCGGACTAAATGAGCCTAGAAAAGGAAAAATTTTTAATAACTTTAAAAAGACTACATATTTTTTTCAAGAAAATCGCCTGCTTACATGGAAAAATGCTCTTGAAAATGTACTTTTAGTTATGGATAAACCAGACATTAACGCTGTTTTAGAGCTTTTTAAAAAGGTTGGATTAAGCCAAAAGGACACTTTAAAATACCCAAGTGAGCTAAGCGGCGGTATGAGACAAAGGGTCGCTTTCGTAAGAGCGGTTGTAACAAAGCCTGATCTACTTTTGATGGATGAGCCTTTTTCTGGACTTGATTATGATATGAAAGAAATTTTGATTGAGATTATCAGCCAAAGAGTAAGCGAAGGTATGAGCGTGGTTCTCGTCACGCACGATAGAATGGAGGCTGTAAAGATGTCAAATAGAATTTATTTCTTATCAAGTAAAGGCGCAGTCATACAAAGAGAACTTGAAATAGACAAAGATTTCAAAGATCGTGATTTTACGTTTATTAGCAAGATGATAGATGAAAATTTCAAAGGGCAAATTTATTATGATTAA
- a CDS encoding NnrS family protein, whose product MINNFFTHPMRIFFLMSAACAVLGASVFFTPTDFVSLHKFIFLQLFLALAYAGFLLTGLTDWANFQASLKIHAYILFSLFFISFILAFFSLFLAHCFIALFWLYLVLLCLYMIWRDKNDDQFGVLGFLFGILGFEIYYLISGNEKFLNLQVFIHVIAILLISYRVSVVLGKEALKREKGMDEAVFVPNFIYKNIAICCVCAFLLLNIFFETSMGVYYAAIACGSAVLAKLKEWHYKELFRHSFVLLYYFMQLFLAVGFLGIGFSGIFGLHLETNFMHLIAINAVIFSVMLIFNVAGLRHSGQELEFLRLSKIAFILVLLAGISRGILAYFWSGFYIHLPATLIAIAFVFWLINFYAIFRDNDFSDDPE is encoded by the coding sequence ATGATTAATAATTTTTTTACTCATCCTATGAGGATATTTTTCTTAATGAGTGCCGCCTGTGCGGTGCTTGGTGCAAGTGTGTTTTTTACTCCAACTGATTTTGTGAGTTTGCATAAATTTATATTTTTGCAACTTTTTCTAGCACTTGCTTATGCTGGATTTTTGCTAACTGGACTAACTGATTGGGCAAATTTTCAAGCATCTCTAAAAATACACGCCTATATATTATTTTCACTCTTTTTTATAAGCTTTATCTTGGCATTTTTTAGCCTATTTTTAGCACACTGCTTTATTGCTCTTTTTTGGCTTTACTTGGTTTTGCTTTGCCTTTATATGATCTGGCGAGATAAAAACGATGATCAATTTGGCGTACTTGGCTTTTTGTTTGGCATTTTAGGCTTTGAAATTTATTATCTAATAAGCGGCAACGAAAAATTTCTAAATTTACAAGTTTTTATCCACGTAATCGCTATCTTACTCATCTCCTACCGCGTTAGTGTCGTGCTTGGAAAAGAAGCGCTAAAAAGAGAAAAAGGTATGGATGAAGCTGTTTTTGTGCCAAATTTTATCTATAAAAATATCGCTATTTGCTGTGTTTGTGCCTTTTTACTTTTAAATATATTTTTTGAAACAAGCATGGGTGTCTATTATGCTGCGATAGCTTGTGGAAGTGCGGTACTTGCGAAGCTTAAAGAGTGGCACTATAAAGAGCTTTTTAGGCATAGTTTCGTGCTTTTATACTATTTTATGCAGCTATTTTTAGCGGTTGGATTTTTGGGAATCGGCTTTAGCGGTATTTTTGGGCTCCATCTTGAAACAAATTTTATGCACCTAATAGCGATAAATGCGGTAATTTTTAGCGTGATGCTTATATTTAATGTCGCAGGACTTCGTCACAGCGGACAAGAACTTGAGTTTTTACGCCTTAGTAAAATTGCCTTTATTTTAGTTCTTTTAGCTGGTATTAGCAGAGGAATTTTGGCTTATTTTTGGAGTGGCTTTTACATTCATTTACCAGCAACACTCATAGCAATCGCTTTTGTTTTTTGGCTCATAAATTTTTATGCGATCTTTAGGGATAACGATTTTAGCGATGACCCAGAGTAA
- a CDS encoding MFS transporter, with translation MTGSSFVYIDYFGIPSKYYGFLFGINIVGVMALSFVNKKLVKRYALNRLLIVSTLVAALAASVLFAFAFFKTGGVLGVIIPMFFVFSMNGIIASCSNAAALDSVPQEMKGSAATLIGSLQYGSGILSSAMLAAFSAGTPWTMSWIIALFVWLSALAAYFNK, from the coding sequence ATCACGGGCTCATCGTTTGTATATATCGATTATTTCGGCATTCCTAGCAAATACTACGGATTTTTATTCGGTATAAACATCGTGGGCGTCATGGCGCTAAGTTTCGTAAACAAAAAGCTGGTAAAGCGCTATGCGCTAAACCGCCTACTCATAGTCTCCACGCTCGTCGCCGCGCTTGCTGCCAGCGTGCTGTTTGCGTTTGCGTTTTTCAAAACGGGCGGCGTTCTTGGCGTGATAATCCCGATGTTTTTCGTTTTTAGCATGAACGGCATCATCGCTTCTTGCTCCAATGCCGCCGCTCTTGATAGCGTGCCGCAGGAGATGAAGGGCTCGGCCGCTACGCTCATCGGCTCGCTGCAATACGGCAGCGGTATCCTCTCATCGGCGATGCTTGCGGCGTTTTCTGCGGGTACGCCGTGGACGATGTCTTGGATAATAGCTCTGTTTGTTTGGCTAAGCGCGCTCGCGGCGTATTTTAATAAATAA
- a CDS encoding MFS transporter, with translation MACTSLSTDVYLPAMPTMERQLHGDAELTITGFLIGFAIAQLVWGPISDRTVRKIPLFIGMALFAIGSVGCAMSDNMASVVFWRVFQAVGACVGPMLSRAMISDLFGSSQAAQMLSTLVIIMAIAPIAGPLLGGAILKFGSWHGIFWLMALASAIMFAMIFSLPETLPPQKRSTKPIASSFRNYLRLLQDARFMRYTLSVTFFALPPMPLSRAHRLYISIISAFLANTTDFYSV, from the coding sequence ATGGCGTGTACATCGCTATCTACGGACGTATATCTGCCCGCTATGCCTACGATGGAGCGGCAGCTGCACGGCGATGCGGAGCTCACGATAACGGGCTTTTTGATCGGCTTTGCTATCGCGCAGCTCGTCTGGGGGCCTATCAGCGATAGGACCGTGCGTAAAATCCCGCTTTTTATCGGTATGGCGCTCTTTGCGATCGGATCAGTAGGATGCGCGATGTCGGACAATATGGCTAGCGTAGTGTTCTGGCGCGTGTTTCAGGCCGTGGGCGCGTGCGTAGGACCGATGCTAAGCAGGGCGATGATTAGCGATCTTTTCGGTAGCTCGCAGGCCGCACAGATGCTCTCTACGCTAGTTATTATCATGGCGATAGCGCCGATAGCGGGTCCGTTATTGGGCGGCGCAATACTGAAATTTGGCTCTTGGCATGGGATATTTTGGCTGATGGCGCTAGCTAGCGCGATTATGTTTGCGATGATTTTTTCTCTGCCAGAGACCTTGCCGCCGCAAAAGCGCTCCACAAAGCCCATCGCATCGTCTTTTAGAAACTATCTAAGATTATTGCAAGACGCCAGATTTATGCGCTACACTCTTAGCGTGACGTTTTTTGCGTTGCCGCCTATGCCTTTATCACGGGCTCATCGTTTGTATATATCGATTATTTCGGCATTCCTAGCAAATACTACGGATTTTTATTCGGTATAA
- a CDS encoding saccharopine dehydrogenase family protein, producing MSNILIIGAGGVSQVATVKCAMNSDVFSKITLASRTKSKCDAIAKFIKDRLGVQIDTAQIDADDTDAMVALIKKTGADLLLNVALPYQDLTLMDACSRAGIPYIDTANYEHPDTAKFEYKLQWAKDGEFKAANTMALLGSGFDPGVTNVFCAYAQQNLFDEIHEIDILDCNAGDHGYAFATNFNPEINLREVSAKGRYWERGEWKETEPMEIMFKWDYPKVGVKDSYLLYHEELESLVKNIKGLKRIRFFMTFGQSYLTHMKCLENVGMLRIDEVEHNGVKIVPIQFLKTLLPDPASLGPRTKGKTNIGCVIRGLKDGKERQVYIYNVCDHEACYAETGAQAVSYTTGVPAMIGSMMVAKGIWSGKGVFNMENFDAKPFMDELNRQGLPWEIIEMKPGERYEVK from the coding sequence ATGTCAAATATCTTAATCATAGGCGCGGGCGGCGTGAGCCAAGTCGCGACCGTAAAATGTGCGATGAACTCGGACGTTTTTAGCAAGATCACCCTTGCAAGCCGCACCAAAAGCAAGTGCGACGCGATCGCTAAATTTATAAAAGACCGCCTAGGCGTGCAAATTGACACCGCCCAGATCGACGCGGACGATACCGATGCCATGGTCGCGCTCATCAAAAAAACGGGTGCCGATTTGCTTTTAAATGTGGCGCTGCCGTATCAAGACCTAACCCTCATGGACGCGTGCTCTCGCGCCGGCATCCCGTACATCGACACGGCAAACTACGAGCACCCCGACACCGCTAAATTTGAGTATAAGCTGCAGTGGGCGAAGGACGGCGAGTTTAAAGCCGCAAACACGATGGCGCTGCTAGGAAGCGGCTTTGATCCGGGCGTGACGAACGTATTTTGCGCCTACGCACAGCAAAATCTCTTTGACGAGATCCACGAGATCGACATCCTAGACTGCAACGCGGGCGATCACGGATATGCGTTTGCGACGAATTTTAATCCAGAGATAAATTTACGCGAAGTGAGCGCAAAGGGCCGCTACTGGGAGCGCGGCGAGTGGAAAGAGACCGAGCCGATGGAGATAATGTTCAAATGGGACTATCCCAAAGTAGGCGTCAAGGACAGCTACCTACTCTATCACGAGGAGCTAGAAAGCCTTGTTAAAAACATCAAAGGGCTAAAGCGAATCCGCTTTTTTATGACTTTCGGACAGAGCTACCTAACTCACATGAAATGCCTAGAAAACGTCGGTATGCTTCGTATCGACGAGGTCGAGCACAACGGCGTAAAGATCGTGCCGATACAGTTTCTAAAAACCTTGCTACCTGATCCCGCAAGCCTCGGCCCTCGCACGAAGGGCAAAACCAACATCGGCTGCGTGATACGCGGGCTCAAGGATGGCAAAGAGCGTCAAGTCTATATCTACAACGTCTGCGACCACGAGGCTTGCTACGCCGAGACGGGCGCGCAGGCGGTGAGCTACACGACGGGCGTACCTGCGATGATCGGCTCGATGATGGTCGCAAAAGGCATTTGGAGCGGAAAAGGCGTCTTTAATATGGAAAATTTCGACGCCAAGCCTTTCATGGACGAGCTAAACAGGCAGGGCTTGCCGTGGGAGATAATCGAAATGAAACCCGGCGAGAGGTATGAAGTAAAATAG
- a CDS encoding tetratricopeptide repeat protein, which yields MKKILPFLAPICLFASSCDELIQESVREFYKSDRNLERAINLAEQATDVCLKEGNTEQAITSLINSASICMVNKEPQKALELSQRALELVANVSDKLLLARSYHSLGAAQKALGRYDEALANFQEALKIYDDAPDAPMHDELVCIKGIASAYYLKNDFDKAYENHLLALNLLDITPELSGNELVRSELLIELANDLAKLNQKDEAAQNYKKVLEILNSKEQNPRAQDLLEQANKGLKELN from the coding sequence ATGAAGAAAATTTTGCCATTTTTAGCGCCTATTTGCCTCTTTGCAAGTAGCTGTGACGAGCTAATACAAGAGAGTGTGAGGGAGTTTTATAAAAGCGATAGAAATTTGGAGAGAGCCATAAATTTAGCCGAGCAAGCGACTGATGTCTGCTTAAAAGAGGGCAACACCGAGCAGGCGATCACTTCGCTCATAAATAGCGCTAGCATTTGCATGGTAAATAAAGAGCCACAAAAGGCGTTAGAGCTCTCACAAAGAGCCCTAGAGCTTGTGGCAAACGTTAGCGACAAGCTGCTACTAGCTCGCTCTTATCATAGCCTAGGTGCGGCACAAAAGGCGCTAGGCAGATACGACGAAGCGCTTGCTAATTTTCAAGAAGCTCTAAAAATTTATGACGATGCGCCAGATGCTCCAATGCACGACGAGTTAGTCTGCATAAAAGGTATCGCTAGTGCCTACTACCTAAAAAACGACTTTGATAAAGCCTATGAAAATCATCTTTTAGCGCTAAATTTACTTGATATCACGCCAGAGTTAAGTGGCAACGAGCTTGTGCGATCAGAGCTGTTAATAGAGCTTGCTAACGACCTAGCAAAGCTTAATCAAAAGGACGAAGCTGCCCAAAACTACAAAAAAGTGCTTGAAATTTTAAATAGCAAAGAGCAAAACCCTCGCGCACAAGATCTTTTAGAGCAAGCCAACAAAGGACTAAAGGAGCTTAACTAA
- a CDS encoding non-canonical purine NTP pyrophosphatase produces MKIVLATSNLDKVKEIKEFLKGYEIHALSEVVKPFDIVEDGSTFQQNALIKSRAVFAKLKEQGLGGEFIALSDDSGISVDALGGEPGIYSARYFDLDENGKVCGKNADDANNRAKLISKLKALNLESSPAHYTACIAISSKFGDYTTHGFMYGKAIDEERGTNGFGYDALFIPDGFTKTLGELDNETKLKISHRSKGLELANFVLKSLKKNFS; encoded by the coding sequence ATGAAGATCGTGCTTGCGACGTCAAATTTAGACAAAGTAAAAGAAATAAAAGAATTTTTAAAAGGCTATGAAATTCATGCCCTAAGCGAGGTTGTAAAGCCATTTGATATCGTTGAAGATGGCAGCACTTTTCAGCAAAATGCACTCATAAAGTCAAGAGCCGTCTTTGCAAAGCTTAAAGAGCAAGGGCTTGGGGGCGAATTTATTGCACTTAGCGATGATAGCGGCATTAGCGTGGATGCACTTGGTGGCGAGCCCGGGATCTACTCTGCGCGCTATTTTGACCTTGATGAAAATGGCAAGGTATGCGGCAAGAACGCAGATGATGCAAACAACAGAGCAAAGTTAATTAGCAAGCTAAAGGCGCTAAATTTAGAGAGCTCACCAGCTCACTACACCGCCTGTATCGCTATTAGCTCAAAATTTGGCGACTACACAACTCATGGCTTTATGTATGGCAAAGCGATAGATGAGGAGCGTGGCACAAACGGCTTTGGCTATGACGCACTTTTTATCCCAGATGGCTTTACTAAGACGCTTGGTGAGCTAGATAATGAGACGAAGCTTAAAATTTCTCACCGTTCAAAGGGACTTGAGCTTGCAAATTTTGTACTAAAAAGCCTAAAGAAAAATTTTAGTTAA
- a CDS encoding MFS transporter: MLKSVLPLSFIIASRFLGLFIVLPVLSLYALNLRGANEFLVGLIVGVYAISQMIFQVPFGALSDRIGRKKTLTIGLLVFIIGSIICALTSDIFTMLFGRFLQGVGAIGAVATAMISDYITEEKRSKAMAIMGAFIGLSFTLSMVLGPLLAKDYGLSSLFYLSATLSLLCIVLLYTVVPKEIKVSAKSEKVPFGKLFLQKDYMIINFTSFMQKMLASIAFLVIPIVLVKEYGYESSELYKVYTLGAVLGFLAMGLAGALGDGKGLSKVILIAGTLLFALTYTIFAISFTLFIFVLGVAIFFIGFNLHEPIMQSTATKFVKSSQKGSALGVFNSFGYLGSFVGGAFGGYILHAFGFKVLAIICVVLCVIWLILLFSLSDPRIFKNIYLSPEVSLNLELLNRQKGVVDYYKNEKNQVIKFDSRLTSEAALKESLKF; this comes from the coding sequence ATGTTAAAAAGCGTTTTACCACTATCTTTTATCATAGCAAGCAGATTTTTAGGTCTTTTTATAGTTTTGCCAGTGCTTAGCCTTTATGCCTTAAATTTACGCGGAGCAAACGAGTTTTTAGTAGGGCTAATAGTAGGCGTCTATGCGATCTCACAGATGATATTTCAAGTGCCTTTTGGAGCGCTCTCGGATAGGATAGGACGCAAAAAAACATTAACAATCGGACTTTTGGTTTTTATCATCGGCTCAATAATTTGTGCACTTACAAGCGATATTTTTACCATGCTATTTGGTAGATTTTTACAAGGCGTAGGTGCTATCGGAGCAGTTGCAACTGCGATGATAAGTGACTATATAACAGAAGAAAAACGCTCAAAAGCTATGGCGATAATGGGTGCTTTTATAGGGCTTAGTTTCACACTTTCTATGGTGCTTGGGCCGCTTCTTGCCAAAGACTATGGGCTTTCAAGTCTCTTTTATCTAAGTGCCACTCTTAGCCTGCTTTGCATTGTACTTCTTTACACCGTTGTGCCAAAAGAGATAAAAGTGAGTGCTAAAAGTGAAAAAGTACCATTTGGTAAGCTGTTTTTACAAAAAGACTACATGATCATAAATTTCACCTCTTTTATGCAAAAGATGCTAGCAAGCATCGCATTTTTGGTGATCCCTATCGTTTTAGTAAAAGAGTACGGTTACGAAAGCAGCGAGCTTTACAAGGTCTATACACTTGGTGCCGTACTTGGCTTTTTGGCTATGGGGCTAGCTGGTGCCCTTGGCGATGGCAAGGGACTTAGCAAGGTCATCTTAATAGCTGGTACGCTACTTTTTGCTCTAACCTACACTATTTTTGCCATTAGCTTTACACTTTTTATCTTCGTTTTGGGAGTTGCTATATTTTTTATAGGATTTAACCTTCACGAGCCCATCATGCAATCAACCGCGACAAAATTTGTAAAATCCTCGCAAAAAGGCTCAGCCCTTGGTGTATTTAATTCATTTGGCTATCTAGGAAGCTTTGTTGGAGGTGCGTTTGGTGGGTATATCTTGCACGCCTTTGGTTTTAAAGTACTAGCCATCATCTGCGTGGTGCTTTGCGTGATCTGGCTTATTTTACTCTTTAGCCTGAGCGATCCAAGAATTTTTAAAAATATCTATCTAAGCCCTGAAGTAAGTTTAAATTTAGAGCTGCTAAATAGACAAAAAGGTGTAGTCGATTATTACAAAAACGAGAAAAATCAAGTGATAAAATTTGACTCTCGCCTAACAAGCGAGGCGGCTTTAAAAGAGAGCTTGAAGTTTTGA
- a CDS encoding NAD(P)/FAD-dependent oxidoreductase, translated as MIYDVIIIGAGASGLFLGANLKGKKVAILEKNSSAGKKILASGGGRCNITNRFVSAKNYLGEQKFIEQILEVLTPDQVLIFFSELKFSKQKQNQFFCDSGAKSVLSVLLKRQNADIFYNKEVLGAKKIDEIFEILTKDEKFRARNLVIASGGLSYKALGASDIGYKIANNFGIETSALAPVLVGFSVQKDEFWFKELSGVSLNADVEMSDKNDNHKFSDNVLFTHRGISGPAILNASLFWQKGRICINFLPRFSEKNLINGKKQLSSVLPLPKRFVLEFLKNFGLKDRAFYEFSDKERQIIKRLFAYEFAPAGTFGFERAEVTKGGVKIEFLDKNLQDSNVKGLYFIGEVLDITGMLGGYNLHFAFASALKVARVLNL; from the coding sequence TTGATCTACGACGTCATCATCATTGGTGCCGGTGCTAGCGGACTATTTTTAGGAGCAAATTTAAAGGGTAAAAAGGTTGCCATCTTAGAAAAAAATAGTAGTGCTGGCAAAAAGATCCTAGCAAGCGGTGGCGGCAGATGCAACATCACAAACCGCTTTGTAAGCGCCAAAAACTACCTTGGCGAGCAAAAATTTATAGAGCAAATTTTAGAAGTACTGACCCCAGATCAAGTTTTAATTTTTTTTAGCGAGCTTAAATTTAGTAAGCAAAAGCAAAATCAATTTTTCTGCGATAGCGGCGCAAAGAGTGTCTTGAGCGTACTTTTAAAAAGGCAAAATGCAGATATTTTTTATAACAAAGAAGTTCTTGGTGCTAAAAAAATAGATGAAATTTTTGAAATTCTAACAAAAGATGAGAAATTTAGAGCTAGAAATTTAGTCATCGCAAGTGGCGGACTAAGCTACAAAGCCCTTGGCGCAAGCGACATTGGCTATAAAATAGCAAATAATTTTGGTATTGAAACCTCAGCTCTTGCGCCTGTACTTGTTGGATTTAGCGTGCAAAAAGATGAGTTTTGGTTTAAAGAGCTTAGCGGAGTTAGTCTAAATGCTGATGTTGAGATGAGCGACAAAAACGATAATCATAAATTTAGTGACAATGTGCTTTTTACACACAGAGGCATAAGCGGCCCAGCGATACTAAATGCATCTTTGTTTTGGCAAAAAGGACGAATCTGCATAAATTTTTTGCCTAGATTTAGTGAGAAAAATTTAATAAACGGCAAAAAGCAGCTTAGCTCAGTTTTACCCTTACCAAAGAGATTTGTACTAGAGTTTTTAAAAAATTTTGGCCTAAAAGATAGAGCTTTTTATGAATTTAGCGATAAAGAGAGACAAATCATAAAAAGGCTTTTTGCTTATGAATTTGCTCCAGCTGGGACATTTGGCTTTGAAAGAGCGGAAGTCACAAAAGGCGGTGTAAAGATTGAATTTTTAGATAAAAATTTACAAGACTCTAACGTTAAGGGGCTTTATTTCATTGGTGAGGTCTTGGACATCACTGGCATGCTTGGCGGATATAACTTACATTTTGCATTTGCAAGCGCTCTAAAGGTGGCTAGGGTCTTAAATCTATGA
- a CDS encoding HAD family hydrolase: protein MEKTILFDLDGTLIDSTSAILKGFDRAFLSHGKKEPDHNALKSLVGHPLEIMFERLGASKNLIDSYIKEYKACYEKIYLDETVLLDYASEALKEASSFADVGIVTTKTSKFSIILLEHLGVMKYIKTVIGRDDVANPKPNPEPINLALTRLNKDKNNAFMVGDTIMDILAAQAAFVTGVGLTCGYGQKSDLEKFSKHIFSNPFEAVSFIKEV from the coding sequence ATGGAAAAAACCATACTTTTTGATTTGGACGGTACGCTTATTGATTCTACTTCTGCTATTTTAAAAGGATTTGATAGAGCTTTTTTATCCCATGGTAAAAAAGAGCCAGACCATAATGCATTAAAGTCTTTGGTTGGTCATCCGCTTGAAATAATGTTTGAAAGACTTGGTGCAAGCAAAAATTTAATTGATAGCTATATAAAAGAGTATAAAGCTTGCTACGAAAAAATTTACCTTGATGAGACGGTACTCTTAGATTATGCAAGTGAAGCATTGAAGGAAGCAAGTAGCTTTGCTGATGTTGGTATAGTTACTACGAAAACTTCAAAATTTTCTATTATCTTGCTTGAGCATTTAGGGGTTATGAAATATATAAAAACTGTTATTGGAAGAGACGATGTTGCTAATCCAAAACCAAATCCAGAGCCAATAAATTTGGCTTTAACTAGACTTAATAAAGATAAAAATAATGCATTTATGGTAGGTGATACCATTATGGATATATTGGCTGCACAAGCTGCCTTTGTTACAGGCGTGGGTCTAACTTGTGGATATGGTCAAAAGAGTGATTTGGAGAAATTTAGTAAACATATTTTCTCAAACCCATTTGAAGCCGTTAGCTTTATAAAAGAAGTTTGA
- a CDS encoding OmpA family protein: protein MKKIALAMVAATAVFASNAAYNYEVTPTIGGVHPEGNLRVKDHNFVGVRAARNLEDFFFDQVELGVDYTQKAKEKTGSLTREGRVLRYHANLVKDIVDFGPVSLYGLVGAGYEDVPAIFVKNEDGGFGQYGFGLRYQVTDRFALKAEARDAIKFEHADHNLFYSLGFGIGLDSKAAPVVAAAPVAAATPAATPVLDDDNDGVPNDIDQCPNTPAGVVVDERGCEKVIVLRDLDVNFAFDSYKVGPKYAAEIKKVADFMGEHPDYKVVLAGHTDSVGAEAYNQKLSEKRAKAVADVLAGYGVSEDKISTVGYGELKPIATNKTKEGRAQNRRVEATFNK, encoded by the coding sequence ATGAAAAAGATTGCTTTAGCTATGGTTGCCGCAACAGCGGTTTTTGCGTCTAACGCAGCATATAATTATGAAGTTACTCCAACTATTGGTGGCGTTCACCCAGAGGGAAATCTACGTGTAAAAGACCATAACTTCGTTGGTGTTAGAGCTGCTAGAAATCTTGAAGATTTTTTCTTTGACCAAGTAGAGCTTGGTGTTGATTACACTCAAAAAGCAAAAGAAAAAACAGGTAGCTTAACAAGAGAAGGAAGAGTTCTTAGATATCATGCAAATCTTGTAAAAGATATAGTTGATTTTGGACCAGTTAGTCTATATGGCTTAGTTGGTGCTGGTTATGAAGATGTTCCAGCTATTTTTGTTAAAAATGAAGATGGCGGTTTTGGCCAATATGGTTTTGGTTTAAGATATCAAGTAACTGATAGATTCGCTCTTAAAGCAGAAGCAAGAGACGCTATCAAATTTGAACATGCTGATCATAACCTATTCTATTCACTAGGCTTTGGTATCGGTCTTGACTCAAAAGCAGCTCCAGTTGTGGCAGCAGCTCCAGTTGCAGCAGCAACTCCAGCAGCAACTCCAGTTCTTGATGATGATAATGATGGCGTGCCAAATGATATAGATCAATGCCCTAACACTCCAGCTGGCGTGGTTGTTGACGAAAGAGGATGCGAGAAAGTTATCGTTCTTAGAGATCTAGATGTTAACTTTGCATTTGATAGCTACAAAGTTGGACCAAAATATGCAGCTGAGATCAAAAAAGTAGCTGACTTCATGGGCGAACACCCAGATTATAAAGTTGTACTTGCTGGTCACACTGATAGCGTAGGTGCAGAAGCTTATAACCAAAAACTATCTGAAAAAAGAGCAAAAGCAGTAGCTGATGTTCTTGCTGGCTATGGAGTAAGCGAGGATAAAATTTCAACAGTTGGCTACGGTGAGCTTAAACCAATTGCTACAAACAAAACTAAAGAAGGCCGCGCTCAAAATAGACGCGTTGAAGCTACTTTCAATAAATAA
- the rpsI gene encoding 30S ribosomal protein S9 — translation MAKVYATGKRKTAVAKVWIKAGSGKIIVNGMDLNTWLGGHEAIKLKVIQPLLVTKQESLIDVVATTLGGGYSAQAEALRHGISRALADMDADFRAALKPKGLLTRDSRVVERKKFGRRKARRSPQFSKR, via the coding sequence ATGGCAAAAGTTTATGCAACTGGTAAAAGAAAAACTGCCGTAGCAAAGGTTTGGATAAAAGCTGGAAGCGGTAAAATCATAGTAAATGGTATGGATCTTAATACTTGGCTTGGTGGACATGAAGCTATAAAGCTTAAAGTAATTCAGCCACTTCTAGTTACTAAACAAGAGAGTTTAATAGATGTAGTAGCTACAACCTTAGGTGGTGGTTATTCAGCACAAGCTGAGGCTTTAAGACACGGCATTTCACGTGCTTTAGCTGACATGGATGCTGATTTTAGAGCAGCACTTAAACCAAAAGGCTTATTAACTAGAGATTCTCGTGTTGTTGAACGTAAGAAATTTGGTAGAAGAAAGGCAAGAAGAAGCCCACAATTCTCTAAACGTTAA
- the rplM gene encoding 50S ribosomal protein L13 codes for MTKITKPNEVKRDWIVVDAAGKRFGRLLTEVATILRGKNKPCFTPNVDCGDYVIIINASKVEFTGNNKAEDKLYHRHSGYFGSVKSEKFGDLIANKPEKLFKLAVRGMLPKTKLGREMIKKLKVYAGSEHPHTAQIAKKEGK; via the coding sequence ATGACAAAAATAACAAAGCCAAACGAAGTTAAACGAGACTGGATCGTTGTTGATGCAGCTGGTAAACGTTTTGGTAGATTGCTAACTGAGGTAGCAACTATACTTCGTGGCAAAAACAAACCATGCTTCACGCCAAACGTAGATTGTGGCGACTATGTTATCATCATAAATGCTTCAAAAGTAGAATTTACTGGTAATAACAAAGCTGAAGATAAACTTTATCACAGACACTCAGGATACTTTGGTAGTGTAAAGAGTGAAAAATTTGGCGATTTGATAGCAAATAAGCCAGAAAAACTATTTAAATTAGCTGTTCGTGGAATGCTTCCAAAAACTAAACTTGGAAGAGAGATGATAAAAAAACTAAAAGTTTATGCTGGCAGTGAGCATCCTCATACGGCACAAATAGCTAAAAAAGAAGGAAAATAA